One window from the genome of Bradyrhizobium sp. 4 encodes:
- a CDS encoding glycoside hydrolase family 88 protein, which produces MTRNWDEAIERIKDRIRSTAQQVGDGFPHWADPNTGIWKTTAHGDWTGGYWLGMLWLASRDEESERYKHLADEVCKRLVSRVNADTAFKAATFYYGAGLGALLGGSKSARELGLAAARDIKHRFDPKLGLVPLGANAEEGSHVGATASSIDSLVVSLLLFWAARESNDSQMLDVAAKHTARVLSIHQREDGAFVQSSSLDVQSGEVLQRYTHKGYSESSVWARAQAWGVLGATISCLSGGIDERFLAAAVKGADWWIDHVPADGISYWDFNDPAAPNTERDTAASAFMASTLFKLSTVAPCEGKRQKYKDAAEKTAAALVDGYLTPLGDDDNRPVGMLVEGCFNKREDSRPEDYVKNAELIFGSYYLFEALLMLSGRLQPTEV; this is translated from the coding sequence ATGACTAGGAACTGGGATGAAGCGATCGAGCGCATCAAAGATCGCATTCGTTCGACAGCGCAGCAGGTGGGCGATGGTTTCCCGCATTGGGCTGATCCAAATACCGGAATCTGGAAAACGACAGCTCATGGTGATTGGACCGGCGGCTACTGGCTCGGAATGTTGTGGCTTGCGTCGCGAGACGAGGAAAGCGAGCGCTACAAGCATTTGGCTGACGAAGTCTGTAAGCGTCTCGTATCCCGCGTAAATGCCGACACAGCCTTCAAGGCTGCGACGTTCTACTACGGTGCCGGCCTGGGGGCGCTGCTCGGAGGAAGCAAGTCAGCGCGAGAGTTGGGTCTCGCGGCGGCAAGAGATATCAAACATCGATTCGACCCCAAGCTGGGTTTGGTGCCGCTCGGAGCGAATGCCGAAGAAGGATCACATGTTGGAGCGACCGCAAGCAGCATCGATAGCTTGGTCGTATCTCTGCTGCTCTTTTGGGCTGCAAGGGAGTCGAACGACAGCCAAATGCTGGACGTCGCCGCCAAACATACAGCCCGGGTTCTCTCAATCCATCAACGAGAAGATGGTGCCTTCGTTCAATCCTCTTCCCTAGACGTGCAGAGTGGCGAAGTGCTTCAACGCTATACGCATAAGGGATACAGCGAAAGCAGCGTTTGGGCGAGGGCGCAGGCATGGGGCGTGCTGGGTGCGACCATCAGTTGCCTCTCGGGAGGCATCGACGAGCGCTTCCTTGCTGCCGCAGTCAAGGGTGCGGATTGGTGGATTGATCACGTGCCAGCCGATGGCATTTCTTACTGGGACTTCAACGATCCTGCGGCCCCGAATACTGAACGAGACACAGCCGCGAGCGCCTTCATGGCATCTACTCTGTTCAAGCTGAGTACGGTCGCGCCCTGTGAAGGCAAGCGTCAAAAATACAAAGATGCTGCGGAAAAGACGGCCGCCGCTCTCGTCGATGGCTATCTCACCCCGTTGGGAGACGATGACAACAGACCCGTCGGCATGCTGGTCGAGGGCTGCTTCAACAAGCGGGAAGATTCTCGGCCCGAGGACTACGTCAAAAACGCCGAGCTTATCTTCGGTAGCTATTATTTGTTTGAGGCGCTGCTGATGCTCAGCGGTCGCCTGCAGCCCACTGAGGTGTAA
- the araD1 gene encoding AraD1 family protein, protein MRLVQFVTPEGRRQVGAILNDGARPVVVKDATSVRELALEAARSDASLEQLISARGGVGEVDYDEIVAEKRLLLPLDHAEPSRCTISVTGLTHLGSAESRDAMHAKLAADDLSDSMRMFKLGLEGGKPNHGSIGVQPEWAYKGDGSWAVPPEHPLSLPAWAEDGGDEAEVVGLYVIGDQGEVLRVGFSLGNEYSDHVMEQQNYLYLAHSKLRECSYGPEALLGELPSDVTGTVRVSRAGSTIWSDKFISGEDNMSHTIRNLEHHNFKYRGFRRPGDVHVHFFGASVLSFAAGVRPRSGDVFEVESKAFGRPLRNPLIADEKTELLSVKVL, encoded by the coding sequence ATGCGACTAGTTCAATTTGTGACGCCGGAAGGCCGTCGGCAGGTGGGCGCCATTCTCAATGATGGTGCCCGGCCGGTGGTCGTTAAAGATGCGACGAGCGTCCGCGAGCTTGCGCTGGAAGCCGCGCGCTCGGATGCGTCCTTGGAACAACTTATTTCGGCACGGGGGGGTGTGGGAGAAGTCGATTATGACGAAATTGTTGCCGAGAAGAGGTTGCTTCTGCCGCTCGATCATGCGGAGCCGTCCCGCTGCACCATTTCCGTGACGGGCCTAACGCATCTCGGAAGCGCCGAATCTCGAGATGCCATGCACGCAAAATTAGCAGCAGATGATCTCTCCGACTCGATGCGCATGTTCAAACTCGGTCTTGAAGGTGGCAAGCCGAATCATGGAAGCATCGGGGTGCAGCCCGAGTGGGCATACAAGGGGGATGGTTCGTGGGCGGTGCCTCCCGAGCATCCGCTTAGTTTGCCGGCGTGGGCCGAAGATGGCGGCGATGAAGCAGAGGTCGTGGGCCTCTACGTCATCGGCGACCAAGGGGAGGTCCTGCGTGTGGGCTTCAGCCTCGGCAACGAGTACTCGGATCACGTGATGGAGCAGCAGAACTATCTCTATCTCGCCCATTCAAAATTGCGCGAGTGCTCTTACGGTCCCGAAGCCTTGCTCGGCGAGCTCCCGAGTGACGTAACGGGTACCGTGCGCGTATCGCGGGCCGGTTCAACGATCTGGTCTGACAAATTCATTTCCGGCGAAGACAACATGTCACATACCATCCGCAACCTTGAACATCACAACTTCAAATATCGCGGTTTCCGTCGGCCGGGTGATGTTCACGTGCATTTCTTCGGCGCGAGCGTTTTGAGCTTCGCCGCCGGGGTCAGGCCGCGCAGCGGTGACGTCTTCGAGGTGGAATCGAAAGCGTTTGGCCGACCATTGCGCAACCCACTTATCGCGGACGAAAAGACGGAGCTCCTTTCAGTCAAGGTACTGTAG
- a CDS encoding PLP-dependent aminotransferase family protein, with product MQKWYPELRPGKAPAFLRLLEAIEKDVSSGSLAVGAKLPTQRDLAERLGLSVGTVIKAYAEGQRRSLLVGHVGRGTFVAEQRQSFQSRGRVIDLSLNIPGPSRLPKALADSRWTFPSDISDYVGYLSQSGVMDHRSQFARLLRDTGFDTGPDNLVVTNGAQHGFSLTLSAICQPGDKVFVEAATYHGMKSYAHFAKLELVGLQMDSEGLVPEAFDRAAASGAARVLFTMPTVQSSTAAIMGAARRQDIVRIARKHDILIIEDDAYGFLDQASIPLASLAPERTFYVNTLSKCLAPGLRLGMLVVPEQYIPRIHQAMRATVWMASPISSMIASEWIENGLAAKVRQSLAQEAKNRVKLASQILRPHVRANHPPSFHVWLDLPSGAVEHVAARALQRGVITTPSSALLVDPSLISGLRISIGVPDRIEDLEWALRQLAGSLEPTNEADMSII from the coding sequence ATGCAAAAATGGTATCCCGAACTGCGCCCCGGCAAGGCACCCGCTTTTCTCCGTCTACTCGAGGCTATTGAGAAGGATGTTTCGTCCGGGTCGCTTGCTGTCGGGGCGAAACTCCCGACTCAGCGTGACTTGGCGGAGCGTCTCGGTCTCAGCGTCGGCACCGTGATCAAGGCCTACGCAGAGGGGCAACGCAGAAGCCTGCTCGTTGGCCACGTTGGCCGGGGGACGTTTGTTGCAGAACAGCGCCAGAGCTTCCAGTCTCGCGGGCGGGTCATCGACCTGAGCTTGAACATACCAGGCCCCTCGCGGTTGCCGAAAGCGCTCGCAGATAGCAGGTGGACGTTCCCCAGTGACATCTCCGATTATGTCGGCTACCTCTCTCAGTCCGGGGTGATGGATCATCGCAGCCAGTTCGCCAGGCTGTTGCGCGATACCGGCTTCGATACCGGACCTGACAATCTCGTCGTCACGAATGGGGCGCAACACGGGTTCTCGTTGACACTGAGCGCCATTTGTCAGCCGGGTGACAAGGTATTCGTCGAGGCCGCCACTTACCATGGCATGAAATCGTACGCTCATTTCGCCAAGCTTGAGCTGGTCGGGCTTCAAATGGATAGCGAAGGCCTCGTTCCGGAAGCGTTCGATAGAGCGGCAGCTTCGGGCGCTGCGCGAGTGCTGTTCACGATGCCCACGGTCCAGAGCTCCACGGCCGCGATCATGGGAGCGGCTCGCCGCCAGGACATTGTGCGAATTGCACGCAAGCACGACATCCTAATCATCGAGGACGATGCCTACGGCTTCTTGGACCAGGCCAGCATTCCTCTCGCCTCGCTGGCTCCGGAGCGGACGTTCTACGTCAATACGCTGTCGAAATGTCTGGCGCCCGGCCTACGCCTGGGCATGCTCGTCGTGCCCGAACAGTATATACCCCGTATCCATCAGGCCATGCGGGCGACCGTTTGGATGGCGTCTCCCATCTCCTCCATGATCGCCTCCGAGTGGATCGAGAACGGCCTTGCCGCTAAGGTGCGTCAGTCGTTGGCACAAGAAGCGAAGAACCGCGTCAAACTCGCTTCACAGATCCTACGGCCGCATGTTAGGGCCAACCATCCACCGAGCTTTCACGTCTGGCTGGATTTGCCGAGTGGCGCCGTCGAGCATGTTGCCGCCAGAGCATTGCAACGCGGAGTGATCACCACGCCGTCTTCCGCTCTGCTTGTCGATCCGTCGCTGATCTCGGGATTGCGAATCTCGATCGGCGTGCCGGATCGTATCGAGGATCTCGAGTGGGCCTTGCGGCAATTGGCCGGATCGTTAGAGCCCACCAACGAAGCTGACATGTCCATCATCTGA
- a CDS encoding aldehyde dehydrogenase family protein, protein MNLNYIAGEWLAASNAVPNVNPSNTSDVVGEFAQASASDVERAIDAAFDAFRAWSRSTIQTRHDCLNAIAAEILSRKEELGRLLSREEGKTLPEGIGEVTRAGQIFQFFAGECLRLAGEKLPSVRAGVDVEITREPVGVVGLITPWNFPVAIPAWKIAPALACGNTVVFKPAELVPGSAHALTEIISRAGIPPGVFNLVMGRGSVVGEAMLKNIKIAAISFTGSTSTGEHIAQSCTTAHPMKKVQLEMGGKNPMVVLDDADLNVAIECAVNSAFFSTGQRCTASSRFIVTDGVHDDFVAAMAERMKSLVVDDACRAGTHIGPVVDQRQLDQDLSYIRLGQDEGAKLVAGGELLSRDMPGFYLFPALFAEVDNRMRIAREEIFGPVATVIRARNYENALEIANDTPFGLSAGICTSSLKYASHFKRNAQAGMIMVNLPTAGVDYHVPFGGRKGSSYGPREQGRYAAEFYTTVKTSYSFGGNI, encoded by the coding sequence ATGAATTTGAATTACATCGCCGGGGAATGGCTTGCTGCGTCGAACGCAGTGCCGAACGTGAATCCTTCGAACACGTCCGACGTGGTCGGGGAATTTGCGCAAGCTTCGGCAAGCGATGTGGAGCGAGCGATTGACGCGGCATTCGACGCTTTCCGAGCCTGGTCCCGTTCAACCATCCAGACCCGGCACGATTGCCTCAATGCGATCGCCGCCGAGATCCTTTCACGGAAGGAGGAACTTGGGCGGCTTCTCTCCCGCGAAGAGGGTAAGACCCTTCCAGAGGGGATTGGCGAGGTCACGCGTGCAGGACAGATCTTCCAGTTCTTCGCGGGTGAATGTCTGCGTCTTGCAGGCGAGAAGCTGCCGTCCGTTCGCGCTGGGGTGGACGTCGAGATTACCCGAGAACCCGTGGGCGTTGTGGGGCTCATTACGCCCTGGAATTTTCCCGTCGCGATTCCTGCCTGGAAGATTGCTCCTGCTCTCGCCTGCGGGAACACGGTCGTATTCAAGCCAGCAGAGCTGGTGCCAGGATCGGCGCACGCGTTAACGGAGATCATCTCGCGCGCAGGTATTCCGCCAGGTGTGTTCAACCTCGTCATGGGCCGCGGCTCCGTCGTTGGTGAGGCCATGCTGAAGAATATCAAAATTGCCGCGATTTCATTCACCGGCTCGACCTCCACGGGGGAACACATCGCGCAAAGTTGTACGACGGCTCATCCGATGAAAAAGGTTCAGCTTGAGATGGGCGGGAAAAATCCGATGGTCGTTCTGGACGACGCCGACCTCAACGTCGCCATCGAATGTGCAGTGAACAGCGCCTTCTTCTCGACGGGCCAGCGTTGCACTGCCTCCTCCCGCTTTATCGTGACAGATGGCGTCCACGACGATTTCGTTGCAGCAATGGCAGAACGTATGAAATCCCTTGTAGTGGACGACGCCTGCAGAGCCGGAACCCACATTGGCCCGGTGGTCGATCAGCGTCAGCTCGATCAAGATCTCAGCTATATTCGTCTAGGCCAGGATGAAGGCGCCAAGCTCGTGGCTGGCGGCGAACTGCTTAGTCGAGATATGCCGGGCTTCTATTTATTTCCTGCCCTCTTCGCGGAAGTCGACAATCGAATGCGAATCGCACGGGAGGAAATATTCGGACCCGTTGCAACGGTGATCCGTGCTCGTAACTATGAAAATGCCCTGGAGATCGCAAACGATACCCCGTTCGGACTGTCGGCTGGGATCTGCACTTCGAGTCTGAAGTACGCGAGTCACTTCAAACGCAATGCTCAAGCGGGGATGATCATGGTCAACCTGCCAACCGCGGGGGTGGACTACCACGTTCCGTTCGGCGGCCGTAAGGGCTCGTCCTACGGACCGCGCGAACAGGGCAGATATGCCGCCGAGTTCTACACGACAGTCAAGACGTCCTATTCCTTCGGCGGCAACATCTGA
- a CDS encoding CoA transferase — MIAEPADNTLTQKAGALNGIVVLEVGMVMQVPLAGQVLGDLGADVIKVERPQGDITRGLDFEATRVGGMSSYYAAMGRNKRTLALDLKNPVAKEILLQLVDKADVLMHNFRPGVMERLGLGFPELSARNPRLVYAAGFGFGESGPLASRPGQDMLAQAFSGLARGGLEEHQPPHLTNSPIVDYGAAMSLVQGVLAALIERQTSGLGQVVSTCLYDVALAMQLCEIASESIYGTKTNWISQSIFFKTKDGWVSVVMLFRDNPLGLMCQALGLPDISTRPELSTREGQVANLSRVQEHCAEAIASLTTEAVVQRLSEVDLLCTAVNEIADAVSQAQTAHNGIMWQVDVPGRGTVPLAGLPISLSRTPPGIRIHPAPIGAATDEVLSSFGFSVETIADARNRRAFG, encoded by the coding sequence GTGATCGCTGAACCCGCAGACAACACGCTCACCCAGAAAGCCGGCGCCCTTAATGGAATTGTCGTGCTGGAAGTGGGAATGGTGATGCAGGTCCCTCTTGCCGGCCAAGTCTTGGGCGATCTCGGCGCGGACGTCATCAAGGTCGAAAGACCCCAGGGCGACATCACCCGTGGGCTCGATTTCGAGGCGACTCGGGTTGGCGGAATGAGCTCCTACTATGCAGCCATGGGACGCAATAAGCGTACACTCGCCCTGGATCTCAAGAACCCAGTCGCCAAGGAAATCCTGCTTCAGCTGGTCGATAAGGCCGACGTGCTCATGCATAACTTCCGACCGGGCGTGATGGAGCGACTAGGCCTCGGATTCCCCGAATTGAGCGCGCGCAATCCTCGGTTGGTCTATGCCGCTGGGTTCGGGTTCGGTGAAAGCGGGCCTCTGGCGAGCCGGCCCGGCCAGGATATGTTGGCGCAGGCTTTCAGCGGGCTTGCTCGCGGCGGGCTTGAAGAGCATCAACCGCCTCACTTGACCAATTCGCCTATCGTTGACTACGGCGCTGCTATGTCGCTTGTACAAGGTGTTCTCGCGGCCCTTATTGAACGTCAAACCTCCGGGCTCGGCCAAGTCGTTTCGACCTGTCTGTACGATGTTGCACTCGCCATGCAACTCTGTGAAATTGCGAGCGAGAGCATTTACGGAACGAAGACGAACTGGATCAGTCAGTCGATCTTCTTCAAAACTAAAGACGGCTGGGTGTCGGTCGTTATGCTGTTCCGTGACAATCCGCTTGGGCTGATGTGCCAAGCGCTCGGTCTACCCGACATCAGCACGCGACCTGAGCTGTCAACCCGCGAAGGTCAGGTTGCGAATCTTTCGAGGGTTCAGGAACATTGCGCGGAGGCGATAGCCTCACTCACGACCGAGGCGGTGGTGCAGCGACTGTCTGAGGTGGATCTCCTTTGCACGGCCGTCAATGAGATCGCGGACGCCGTCAGTCAGGCCCAAACTGCGCACAATGGCATCATGTGGCAAGTAGATGTACCGGGGCGCGGAACCGTCCCGTTGGCCGGTCTTCCGATTAGCCTGTCGCGTACCCCACCAGGCATCCGGATCCACCCAGCACCGATCGGTGCTGCCACCGACGAGGTGTTGTCCTCATTCGGATTTTCAGTCGAGACCATTGCCGATGCCCGCAATAGAAGGGCATTCGGCTAG
- a CDS encoding enoyl-CoA hydratase-related protein: protein MTTSDLVIASTPSPHVRLLSMNRHAKRNALSNELIAHIAQACRAAVSDEEVRCIVLTGGDAFFCAGADIKEMQQRGFEAINNPIRRNDWRDITTCVKPIIAAVEGVCFGGGNELAMLADIVVAGENAQFGQPEINIGVIPGDGGTQRLTRVAGKSLAMLMVLGGQPISAQAALRAGLIADIVPTGTASARALEIAGLIAQKPPRSVELAKSAVLAAYQTPLDAGVEFERQAIRVAFTTSDQQEGMDAFFEKRPPRYRGE from the coding sequence TTGACCACATCAGACCTCGTCATCGCGTCCACGCCGTCCCCACATGTTCGGCTGTTGAGCATGAATAGACATGCGAAACGAAACGCTCTGAGCAATGAACTCATCGCACATATTGCGCAAGCCTGCCGCGCTGCCGTTTCCGACGAGGAGGTACGTTGCATCGTGCTCACAGGAGGCGACGCCTTCTTTTGTGCGGGCGCGGACATCAAGGAAATGCAGCAGCGCGGGTTCGAAGCCATCAACAACCCTATCAGGCGGAATGATTGGAGAGATATCACGACCTGCGTGAAGCCCATCATTGCAGCCGTTGAAGGTGTATGTTTCGGCGGCGGGAACGAACTGGCCATGCTCGCCGACATCGTGGTGGCGGGCGAGAATGCACAGTTTGGGCAGCCAGAAATCAATATAGGCGTGATCCCTGGCGACGGCGGCACTCAACGATTGACCCGCGTAGCAGGAAAATCATTGGCAATGTTGATGGTTCTGGGCGGTCAGCCAATTTCTGCTCAGGCCGCGCTGCGTGCCGGGCTCATCGCGGACATCGTCCCCACCGGTACGGCGAGCGCGCGAGCGCTCGAGATCGCAGGCCTCATTGCGCAGAAGCCGCCGCGCTCCGTCGAACTCGCCAAATCAGCGGTGCTCGCCGCGTATCAGACGCCTCTGGATGCGGGTGTGGAATTCGAACGACAGGCAATTCGGGTGGCCTTCACGACTTCGGACCAGCAAGAGGGCATGGATGCCTTCTTTGAAAAACGCCCGCCCAGATATCGGGGAGAATGA
- a CDS encoding MFS transporter, producing MQLTAHPVGDVVEIEKSVATRSMTLGLGGGVALEFYDWQLYGFMAAFLSPHFFPATDPVVSLLAGLAVFGAGFAARPLGAALLGPIADRISHKAVMLIAVSAMALSSLMIAVLPGYKDLGITATIVLVSLRLVQGLAVGAEAGVANAIAIELAPAGQEGRYLGLVNGTFIMVGSIGASLVAFLVSGAVSPEVMRDWAWRVPFGVGGVLGLLIIYLRQTLPETLIARAMHRVDEDSRIQQTTGGVWKALWKARLSLFAAILVVGGVQIANYTYNFGLPNIANGVFKENSTYVYGIVTVMGAIWMVFSPTIGAFADKVKPSRAFVMMRLLLIPSFFLSLLYAEKSILTFSIVMLVGGTLVGCNMALYNFIATTLMPRNIRTTGVALGYAIGATIFGGTTPFLLLWLQRSNLSWVFPFYGTAVALLSIIVYLIAKKRGGVYVGD from the coding sequence ATGCAATTGACAGCACACCCGGTAGGCGACGTCGTTGAGATTGAAAAGTCCGTCGCGACGAGGTCAATGACTCTGGGCCTCGGCGGAGGCGTCGCCCTCGAATTCTACGACTGGCAGCTCTATGGCTTCATGGCGGCATTCCTGTCGCCGCACTTCTTTCCAGCCACTGACCCTGTCGTCTCGCTGCTCGCGGGACTGGCAGTATTCGGAGCAGGGTTTGCCGCACGGCCTTTAGGGGCGGCGCTGCTCGGCCCCATCGCAGATCGCATCAGCCACAAAGCCGTGATGCTGATCGCTGTTTCCGCTATGGCGCTATCGTCGCTGATGATCGCAGTGCTGCCAGGCTACAAGGATCTTGGCATCACTGCCACCATCGTGCTGGTTTCCCTCCGCCTGGTGCAAGGCCTCGCCGTAGGCGCCGAAGCGGGCGTTGCCAATGCGATCGCGATCGAATTGGCACCGGCAGGTCAGGAGGGACGATACCTTGGACTGGTCAATGGCACATTCATCATGGTGGGCTCGATCGGAGCCAGCTTGGTTGCTTTCCTGGTCAGCGGCGCCGTGTCCCCTGAAGTCATGCGCGATTGGGCTTGGCGCGTTCCGTTTGGAGTCGGAGGTGTTCTAGGCTTGCTCATCATCTATCTTCGGCAGACCCTTCCAGAAACCCTAATCGCTCGCGCTATGCATCGCGTCGACGAGGACTCGCGCATCCAACAAACGACTGGCGGAGTGTGGAAAGCGCTTTGGAAAGCAAGGCTGTCGCTTTTCGCCGCGATTCTGGTTGTTGGCGGCGTGCAGATCGCTAATTACACGTACAATTTCGGTTTGCCTAACATTGCCAACGGCGTATTCAAGGAGAACAGCACTTATGTGTATGGCATCGTGACGGTCATGGGCGCGATTTGGATGGTGTTCTCGCCGACAATCGGTGCCTTTGCGGATAAGGTGAAACCGTCGCGTGCGTTCGTGATGATGCGCCTGCTGCTAATCCCGTCGTTCTTTCTATCCCTGCTCTATGCCGAGAAGAGCATTCTGACCTTCTCCATCGTTATGTTGGTGGGCGGAACTCTGGTCGGCTGCAATATGGCGCTATATAACTTTATTGCCACAACGTTGATGCCCAGAAATATTCGGACCACCGGCGTCGCCCTCGGGTACGCTATTGGCGCAACGATATTCGGCGGTACCACACCATTCCTGCTGCTATGGCTCCAACGCTCTAATCTGTCCTGGGTGTTTCCATTCTATGGCACAGCCGTCGCGTTGCTTAGCATCATAGTTTATCTGATCGCGAAGAAACGAGGCGGCGTGTACGTCGGGGATTAG